The following are encoded together in the Methanosarcina flavescens genome:
- a CDS encoding thiolase domain-containing protein, producing the protein MRDVAIVGVKNTKFGELWERSLRDIVVEAGIGAIEDAGVSGKEIDALYVGNMSGGRFIEQEHIGALIADYSGLSKNLHVPATRVEAACASGGLALRQAIMSVASGYSEIVIAAGAEKMTDVGSEEASSALAAAADREWEGMAGATFPGLYAMIARLHMHRYGTTSEQLAEVAVKNHRNGSLNPIAQYKNIITVDNVLNSTMVADPLHIFDCSPITDGASALVLAPADVAHKYTDTPIYIKATSQASDTIALHDRRDLTTLDATVIAGQRAYSMAKLRPEDIDLVEVHDCFTIAEICAIEDLGFAEKGKGGIVTENGETAIGGRIPVNTSGGLKACGHPVGATGIKQAVEIVTQLRGEAGKRQVEGAEYGMTHNVGGSGATAVVHIFSRER; encoded by the coding sequence ATGAGAGATGTAGCAATTGTCGGAGTGAAAAATACTAAGTTCGGAGAACTCTGGGAACGTTCCCTGAGGGACATTGTGGTAGAGGCCGGAATAGGAGCAATCGAAGATGCAGGTGTTAGCGGAAAAGAAATCGATGCTCTTTATGTAGGAAACATGAGCGGAGGCCGTTTTATTGAGCAGGAACATATAGGAGCTCTTATTGCGGATTATTCTGGGCTTTCCAAGAACCTTCACGTTCCCGCCACACGAGTGGAGGCTGCCTGTGCCTCGGGGGGGCTTGCTCTGCGGCAGGCTATCATGTCTGTAGCATCCGGTTATAGCGAGATCGTGATTGCAGCGGGAGCCGAGAAGATGACAGATGTCGGGTCTGAGGAAGCATCTTCAGCTCTTGCGGCAGCAGCTGACAGGGAGTGGGAAGGCATGGCAGGAGCCACCTTTCCTGGACTTTATGCAATGATTGCAAGGCTGCACATGCACAGGTACGGGACTACAAGCGAGCAACTTGCTGAGGTTGCCGTAAAGAATCATAGAAACGGAAGCCTGAACCCGATTGCCCAGTACAAAAACATAATTACTGTTGATAATGTGCTGAATTCAACTATGGTGGCCGACCCTCTGCATATTTTTGACTGTTCCCCAATAACGGACGGAGCTTCAGCTCTTGTGCTTGCCCCTGCGGATGTTGCACACAAATATACTGATACTCCCATTTATATCAAAGCAACTTCCCAGGCAAGCGATACCATTGCGCTCCATGACAGGCGTGATCTGACAACCCTGGATGCCACTGTAATCGCTGGACAGCGGGCATATTCCATGGCAAAGCTAAGGCCTGAGGATATCGACCTTGTGGAAGTGCACGACTGCTTCACAATTGCCGAAATCTGCGCAATTGAAGATCTCGGGTTTGCAGAGAAAGGAAAAGGTGGGATTGTTACTGAAAATGGAGAAACTGCAATTGGAGGCAGGATTCCTGTCAACACATCCGGCGGTCTTAAAGCCTGTGGACACCCGGTGGGAGCAACAGGCATAAAACAGGCTGTAGAAATTGTAACTCAGCTGCGCGGAGAAGCAGGAAAGCGCCAGGTAGAAGGTGCAGAATACGGCATGACCCACAATGTCGGAGGGTCAGGTGCAACAGCAGTAGTGCATATTTTTTCGAGGGAGAGGTGA
- a CDS encoding hydroxymethylglutaryl-CoA synthase: MTIGIVSYGAYVPRYRIKIEEIARLWGDNAEALKNGLMVHEKSVPDIDEDAATIAVEAARHAMARSGIDPGRIGAIYTGSESHPYAVKPTSTIVAQAIGAAPNMTAADFEFACKAGTAAIQACMGLVGSRMIDLGMAIGADVSQGAPGDALEYTAAAGGVACLIGRKESELAAIIEDTYSFTTDTPDFWRREGMPYPEHGGRFTGEPGYFKHVTNGARGLMEKLGTKPEDYDYAVFHQPNGKFPSKVAKILGFNKAQIAPGLIVSKIGNTYSGSCLMGIAATLDQAKPGDRIFATAFGSGAGSDAFSITVTDRIEEIRNKAPTVSELIKNPIYIDYARYARHKGKIRLA; encoded by the coding sequence ATGACTATTGGAATTGTATCTTACGGTGCTTATGTTCCCCGTTACCGTATAAAAATTGAAGAAATTGCCCGGCTCTGGGGTGATAACGCAGAGGCTCTTAAAAACGGTCTAATGGTACATGAGAAATCCGTGCCTGATATAGACGAAGATGCAGCTACTATAGCTGTGGAAGCGGCAAGACACGCAATGGCAAGAAGTGGTATCGATCCAGGCAGAATTGGGGCAATATACACTGGTTCTGAGAGCCATCCCTATGCTGTTAAACCGACAAGCACAATTGTTGCCCAGGCTATTGGAGCGGCTCCAAATATGACTGCAGCAGACTTTGAATTTGCATGTAAGGCAGGTACAGCCGCAATTCAGGCCTGTATGGGTTTGGTGGGTTCAAGGATGATAGACCTGGGAATGGCTATAGGGGCAGATGTTTCCCAGGGAGCTCCAGGTGACGCACTTGAGTACACTGCGGCAGCAGGCGGAGTTGCCTGCCTCATAGGGAGAAAAGAGTCTGAGCTTGCCGCAATAATTGAAGACACTTATTCTTTTACAACTGACACCCCTGACTTCTGGAGAAGGGAAGGAATGCCCTATCCTGAACACGGGGGCCGTTTTACAGGAGAGCCAGGTTACTTTAAGCATGTAACTAATGGCGCCAGAGGTCTTATGGAAAAACTCGGAACGAAGCCGGAAGATTACGACTATGCTGTTTTCCACCAGCCAAACGGGAAGTTCCCAAGCAAAGTTGCAAAAATCCTTGGTTTCAACAAAGCCCAGATTGCTCCAGGGCTTATAGTTTCAAAAATCGGGAACACTTATTCAGGCTCTTGCCTTATGGGAATTGCTGCGACTCTGGATCAGGCGAAACCAGGAGATCGGATTTTTGCAACTGCCTTCGGGTCAGGCGCAGGGTCTGACGCTTTTAGTATCACAGTTACAGATAGAATCGAGGAAATCCGAAACAAAGCTCCGACGGTTTCCGAACTGATTAAAAACCCAATATATATTGACTATGCAAGGTATGCCAGGCATAAAGGCAAGATTCGCCTGGCCTGA
- a CDS encoding helix-turn-helix domain-containing protein, translating into MTSNESSENLRNRLAEKMAGDITLSEKPGESLKKWRSNFEISQTDISNYLKVSPSVISDYESGRRKSPGTLIIKKIVESLLEIDADRGGKKIHAYESILNAESSIKSIYSTYEYTLPIQLAKLVNLIEGDIVYKGVEKPLYGFSVVDSQRAILELSSHEFQKLYGWSTDRAMVFTKVSTGKSPMVAIRVTNLKPGAVVLHGLRKEEVEPVAIKMAEVDRIPLIATTMDLDQIVQLLKKYSQYYARE; encoded by the coding sequence ATGACATCTAATGAATCCTCAGAAAATCTGCGCAACCGTTTGGCGGAAAAAATGGCTGGAGATATCACTCTTTCAGAAAAGCCAGGAGAGTCACTCAAAAAATGGAGGTCGAATTTCGAGATATCCCAGACCGATATTTCAAATTATCTTAAGGTTTCCCCTTCTGTTATTAGCGATTATGAAAGCGGGAGACGTAAGTCTCCGGGGACACTGATTATCAAGAAAATTGTGGAGTCTCTTCTTGAGATTGATGCTGATAGGGGAGGCAAAAAGATTCACGCTTATGAATCAATACTTAACGCCGAAAGCAGTATAAAGTCCATTTACTCAACATACGAATATACCCTCCCTATACAGCTTGCGAAATTAGTCAACCTTATCGAGGGAGACATTGTCTACAAAGGAGTTGAGAAGCCTCTTTATGGTTTCTCTGTTGTTGACAGCCAGAGGGCAATCCTGGAGCTTTCCTCCCATGAGTTCCAGAAACTCTACGGTTGGAGTACGGACAGGGCTATGGTCTTTACCAAGGTCAGTACCGGGAAATCCCCTATGGTAGCCATCCGGGTTACTAACCTTAAGCCAGGCGCGGTGGTACTTCACGGGCTTCGAAAGGAAGAGGTAGAACCCGTTGCAATCAAAATGGCGGAGGTCGACCGCATACCTCTCATCGCAACTACAATGGATCTTGACCAGATTGTCCAGTTACTGAAAAAATACAGTCAATATTATGCCAGGGAATAA
- a CDS encoding Dna2/Cas4 domain-containing protein — protein sequence MPAESPNQETNVSDLLLYVNCPRKVYFINRGYELFPEMNGQRLERMILKELSLTYPEILRKCSLNADTLRKELEASLTQTCTDLPLLFPRELADVTREILEEGEARARAKIPEIAANLVGALEEYGKEPMLAALTPVKTEPFLSSKKLNLKGVPSKLVCFEGAQVPSILKPGSCPEQGVWASDRIHAAALAMLLEAGSEKEVPFSFVEYVSYGLLRRVVVRSSDRREVLKISREVEKIKAGLMPERKEGKFCKECSFLEHCAPDSSLMSKFF from the coding sequence ATGCCAGCCGAATCACCCAATCAAGAGACAAATGTTTCAGATCTTCTTCTATATGTCAACTGCCCACGAAAGGTATACTTTATCAACCGGGGGTATGAATTGTTCCCAGAAATGAATGGGCAAAGGCTCGAAAGGATGATCCTGAAAGAACTGTCCCTTACTTATCCTGAAATTTTGAGAAAGTGTTCGTTAAACGCCGATACCCTCCGTAAAGAGCTTGAAGCTTCTCTGACACAGACATGTACAGATTTACCGCTCCTGTTTCCACGAGAACTTGCCGATGTCACGAGGGAGATTCTAGAGGAAGGAGAAGCGCGGGCAAGAGCCAAAATTCCCGAAATTGCAGCCAATCTTGTAGGAGCACTTGAGGAATATGGGAAAGAGCCCATGCTTGCGGCACTCACACCTGTTAAAACCGAGCCATTTCTTTCTTCAAAAAAACTCAACCTTAAAGGTGTTCCCTCCAAACTGGTTTGCTTTGAGGGCGCACAAGTCCCGTCGATTTTAAAGCCTGGAAGCTGCCCTGAACAGGGAGTATGGGCTTCTGACAGGATACATGCCGCAGCTCTCGCCATGCTTCTTGAAGCTGGGAGTGAGAAAGAAGTTCCCTTTTCCTTTGTTGAATATGTGAGTTACGGCCTGCTCAGACGTGTAGTTGTCCGAAGCTCAGACAGGCGGGAAGTACTCAAAATCTCCAGGGAAGTTGAGAAAATTAAAGCAGGACTTATGCCCGAGAGAAAAGAAGGAAAATTCTGCAAAGAATGTAGCTTTTTGGAACATTGCGCTCCAGATTCGTCCCTTATGTCAAAATTTTTCTGA
- a CDS encoding serine O-acetyltransferase — protein MSIRLGFTIPLNVFGPGLCIAHRGTIVVNKNAKVGKNCRIHACTNIGSNIDGVSAPQIGNNVYIGPGAKIFGDITIADNIAIGANSVVNKSFYEKGISIAGVPARKINNKGTGGTTVSNNELFHSNTSEIAAKMERSPVPITK, from the coding sequence ATGAGCATCCGTCTAGGGTTTACTATCCCACTAAACGTTTTCGGACCTGGATTATGTATCGCTCATAGAGGAACTATTGTTGTAAATAAAAATGCTAAAGTTGGAAAGAATTGCAGAATACACGCCTGTACTAATATAGGATCTAACATAGATGGTGTTTCGGCGCCGCAAATAGGTAATAATGTCTATATTGGACCAGGCGCTAAAATTTTTGGAGATATTACAATTGCTGATAATATCGCAATTGGAGCAAACTCCGTTGTAAACAAATCATTTTATGAAAAAGGGATTTCAATTGCAGGAGTTCCTGCTAGAAAAATAAATAATAAAGGAACAGGCGGAACCACAGTCTCAAATAATGAACTATTCCATTCTAACACTTCTGAAATTGCTGCAAAGATGGAACGCTCTCCAGTACCCATTACTAAATAA
- a CDS encoding phosphoadenosine phosphosulfate reductase domain-containing protein: MSRPAYLGKMLLHWCEACNVPVLGKRCGCGKSTKKVEVTPPADIRPAFDYDIKRINSVSKKQFNAPLIPEGHLVVLNKAPYEDRMDEIIVDGEVLASIRFEIESCEWVLLPRLEGARRLFQGRDRKALKKWVIIEQSVVPFILKKGASVLAPGVLDADPDIKKEDEVVVLNPVGEVICCGRARMSGKEMCEENRGHAVKPRWSGEPAPQKTNFAGQNWEDAVKANEKILDSMIEKSHAFIKNVADSMDMKVSVSYSGGKDSLAVLQLVDECLEDYEIMFADTGLEFPETLDNVKQVAEHYGKELRTASAGDSFWDSISVFGPPTMDTRWCCKICKLGPITRLIDENYEGGCLSFIGQRQYESHARSISKKVWKNPWVGNQVGASPIQEWTALHIWLYLFRVKTPYNPAYEKGYDRMGCWLCPSSSLADFFQLEESHPELAKKLNSHLLAYAEKMGLSAEWVKYGLWRYKRYPRVLQTLAEKKGIRLLPSQETPKELHFEVATGYRPCKAGGISADGSFGQAIDIETLEESGMLSPIGKAFFIEGAASVTFGESRAQVFASGNVNGRSDNEKTLKRLMRFIEFSVRRALLCQGCGVCVGHCEYNAIEIKEKKAKIKENCAHCGACIEVCPLVKFI, translated from the coding sequence ATGTCCAGACCAGCATATCTTGGTAAAATGCTTCTGCACTGGTGCGAGGCCTGCAATGTGCCTGTACTGGGAAAACGGTGCGGATGCGGCAAAAGTACAAAAAAAGTCGAGGTAACCCCTCCTGCGGATATCCGTCCAGCTTTTGATTACGATATTAAACGCATAAACTCGGTTTCTAAAAAACAATTCAATGCGCCCCTTATACCTGAAGGGCACCTGGTAGTGTTGAATAAAGCCCCGTATGAAGACCGCATGGATGAGATTATAGTCGATGGAGAAGTGCTTGCATCTATCAGATTTGAGATTGAAAGCTGTGAATGGGTTTTGCTTCCAAGGCTCGAAGGGGCAAGAAGACTTTTCCAGGGCAGGGATAGAAAAGCCCTGAAGAAATGGGTCATTATTGAGCAGTCCGTTGTACCTTTTATTCTGAAAAAGGGCGCAAGTGTCCTTGCTCCTGGAGTTCTTGATGCTGATCCTGATATCAAGAAAGAAGATGAGGTTGTTGTATTGAACCCTGTGGGAGAGGTAATCTGCTGTGGGCGTGCCCGAATGTCAGGGAAAGAAATGTGTGAGGAAAACCGCGGACATGCTGTAAAACCACGCTGGAGTGGAGAGCCAGCACCTCAAAAAACAAATTTTGCAGGTCAGAACTGGGAAGATGCCGTAAAAGCCAACGAGAAAATTCTGGACAGCATGATAGAAAAATCCCATGCTTTCATCAAAAACGTAGCAGACAGCATGGATATGAAAGTAAGCGTATCTTACTCCGGGGGAAAAGACAGCCTTGCCGTGCTCCAGCTAGTTGATGAGTGCCTTGAAGATTATGAGATCATGTTTGCAGATACAGGGCTTGAGTTTCCGGAGACTCTCGATAATGTCAAACAGGTTGCTGAGCACTATGGGAAAGAGCTCAGGACTGCAAGTGCAGGAGATTCTTTCTGGGATTCGATAAGTGTCTTTGGCCCTCCTACAATGGATACCCGCTGGTGCTGCAAGATCTGCAAACTCGGGCCAATTACCAGGCTAATTGATGAGAACTACGAAGGCGGATGCCTGAGCTTTATAGGGCAGCGGCAGTATGAGTCCCACGCCCGTTCAATCAGCAAGAAAGTATGGAAAAATCCCTGGGTTGGAAACCAGGTCGGAGCTTCCCCTATACAGGAATGGACTGCCCTTCATATCTGGCTTTATCTTTTCAGGGTAAAAACCCCATATAATCCGGCTTATGAAAAAGGATATGACAGGATGGGTTGCTGGCTCTGTCCGTCTTCCTCGCTTGCCGACTTTTTCCAGCTTGAAGAAAGCCATCCCGAGCTTGCAAAAAAGCTCAATTCCCATCTCCTCGCCTATGCCGAGAAAATGGGACTCTCTGCTGAATGGGTAAAGTACGGTTTATGGCGCTACAAGCGGTATCCCAGGGTTCTCCAGACACTTGCGGAAAAAAAAGGAATTCGCCTTCTTCCGTCACAGGAAACCCCAAAAGAGCTACATTTTGAAGTAGCAACAGGATACAGACCCTGCAAAGCAGGAGGAATATCTGCGGATGGAAGTTTTGGGCAGGCAATCGACATAGAGACCCTGGAAGAAAGCGGAATGCTATCCCCGATCGGAAAGGCTTTTTTTATAGAGGGTGCGGCGTCGGTCACCTTCGGAGAATCCAGAGCGCAAGTTTTTGCCTCGGGGAATGTTAACGGAAGAAGTGACAATGAAAAGACTCTGAAGAGGCTTATGAGATTTATTGAGTTTTCGGTAAGAAGAGCTTTGCTCTGCCAGGGATGTGGAGTTTGCGTGGGCCATTGTGAGTATAACGCGATTGAGATAAAGGAAAAGAAGGCCAAGATTAAAGAAAACTGTGCTCACTGCGGGGCATGTATTGAAGTCTGCCCGCTTGTTAAATTTATTTAA
- a CDS encoding protease inhibitor I42 family protein — translation MIKKPFTIQFPENPISGFSWDIATSSGLQVMRDSFVPEEEGNVGGGGYHVWDIQVTSQGSQKLKGTYRKGKQIVSCFEITIDAE, via the coding sequence ATGATTAAAAAACCGTTTACCATCCAGTTTCCAGAAAACCCTATCAGTGGGTTTAGCTGGGACATTGCAACCAGTAGTGGACTGCAGGTAATGAGGGACAGTTTCGTCCCTGAAGAGGAGGGAAATGTTGGTGGCGGGGGGTACCACGTATGGGATATTCAGGTAACGTCCCAGGGTAGTCAAAAACTTAAAGGTACATACCGCAAGGGTAAGCAAATAGTAAGTTGCTTTGAGATTACTATTGATGCAGAGTAA
- the dinB gene encoding DNA polymerase IV, producing MQRVVLHVDMDYFFAAIEERENPELQGKAVVVCMLSGRGGLSGAVSTCNYTARESGIRAGMSCSKAKKLNPEAVFLPVRKDFYISVSDRVMEILRNYADATDVGAAFEQISIDEAFLEITEKTGGDFSAALEIGSQIKNEIKDKEKLTCSVGIGPNKLIAKMASSVQKPEGITVISPDNLASFLQPLKVSELWGIGNVTAGKLQEMGVVTLKDLAEHDVIDLISTFGKTRGIWLKQVAAGIDDSPVKERDGSEQIGRIATLPEDTLEINLISQLLNRLAGDVISKLDSRELSFKTVTITVINSKFKMYTKSRTLNHPAYSKEALLEVAREILGEFLLESQTEFRRVGIRVGGLKKRMGQKSLFDY from the coding sequence ATGCAGCGCGTCGTTCTACATGTGGATATGGACTATTTTTTTGCAGCCATTGAAGAACGGGAAAATCCCGAGCTTCAGGGAAAAGCCGTTGTTGTCTGCATGCTCTCTGGAAGAGGTGGACTGAGTGGGGCTGTAAGTACCTGTAATTATACTGCGCGAGAGTCCGGGATCAGGGCAGGTATGTCCTGTTCAAAGGCAAAAAAGCTGAATCCTGAGGCTGTCTTTTTGCCTGTCAGAAAGGATTTTTACATTTCGGTTTCGGACAGGGTTATGGAAATTCTCAGAAATTATGCGGATGCTACGGATGTCGGGGCAGCGTTTGAGCAGATCAGCATAGATGAGGCATTTCTGGAAATTACCGAGAAGACAGGTGGGGATTTCAGTGCAGCTCTTGAAATAGGGTCCCAGATTAAAAACGAAATAAAAGATAAGGAGAAACTGACCTGCTCAGTAGGTATAGGCCCAAATAAGCTTATTGCCAAGATGGCTTCCTCAGTACAGAAACCAGAAGGGATTACTGTTATAAGCCCGGATAACCTCGCGAGCTTTCTCCAGCCCCTTAAGGTGTCTGAACTCTGGGGGATAGGGAATGTAACCGCAGGAAAGCTGCAGGAAATGGGTGTAGTTACACTAAAAGATCTTGCTGAACACGATGTTATTGATCTGATCTCCACCTTTGGGAAAACGCGGGGAATCTGGCTTAAACAGGTAGCGGCAGGAATCGATGATTCTCCTGTGAAAGAGAGGGATGGCTCTGAACAGATTGGAAGGATTGCAACCCTGCCTGAGGATACCTTAGAAATTAACCTTATTTCTCAGTTACTTAACAGGCTGGCAGGGGATGTAATCTCAAAACTTGATTCAAGAGAGCTTTCCTTCAAGACTGTAACCATTACGGTCATAAACTCAAAGTTCAAAATGTATACAAAAAGTCGCACACTAAACCATCCAGCCTATTCAAAGGAAGCCCTTCTTGAAGTCGCTCGGGAAATCCTGGGTGAATTCCTCTTGGAAAGTCAGACCGAGTTCAGGCGTGTGGGCATCAGGGTAGGGGGACTCAAGAAAAGAATGGGTCAGAAAAGCCTTTTTGATTATTGA
- a CDS encoding ATP-binding cassette domain-containing protein, producing MNTPNSPHNPDKAATFQEETTAGRRHKSGTGPEIKSQVSERNIVPILETRDLCHRYPHLDSNSLDKINLKVFKGERVAVLGANGAGKSTLFKHLNGILRPLSGEVLIKGEKLTRKNVRACRETVGIVFQNPDDQVLAPSVEEDIAFGPINMGLSRSEVEVRVKEALKMVGLTGFEERAPHHLSGGQKKLVAIAGILAMRPEVIVLDEPTANLDPLSSARILDLIMKMNRELGITLLLSTHDVDVVPYFAERVFVLHHGRLEADGSPNEIFSNPELLKKAHLRLPRVAEVFEMLQHEGLDVNIQITAETARDEILRVIGLRDQKAEIK from the coding sequence ATGAACACTCCGAATTCCCCACATAACCCCGATAAAGCAGCAACTTTCCAGGAAGAAACGACAGCCGGGAGAAGGCATAAATCCGGAACAGGTCCCGAGATAAAGAGTCAGGTCTCCGAAAGAAACATTGTTCCTATCCTTGAAACCAGAGATCTCTGTCACAGGTATCCTCATCTTGATTCAAATTCCCTTGATAAAATCAACCTTAAAGTGTTTAAAGGGGAGAGAGTTGCAGTGCTTGGGGCTAATGGGGCTGGAAAATCGACTTTATTTAAGCACCTTAATGGAATCCTGCGCCCCCTTTCAGGGGAAGTCTTGATAAAAGGGGAAAAGTTGACCAGGAAAAATGTTCGGGCCTGCAGGGAAACAGTAGGGATTGTCTTTCAGAATCCTGACGACCAGGTGCTTGCGCCGAGTGTCGAGGAAGATATAGCGTTTGGTCCGATTAATATGGGTCTGTCGAGAAGCGAGGTCGAAGTGAGAGTTAAAGAAGCCCTCAAAATGGTAGGACTCACAGGTTTTGAGGAGAGAGCCCCACATCATCTTAGTGGAGGGCAGAAAAAGCTTGTGGCAATTGCAGGCATTCTTGCCATGCGCCCTGAAGTTATAGTCCTTGATGAGCCTACAGCCAACCTCGATCCTCTCAGTTCTGCCCGCATTCTTGATCTGATCATGAAAATGAACCGAGAGCTTGGAATCACCCTGCTCCTTTCCACCCATGATGTGGACGTCGTGCCTTATTTTGCAGAGAGGGTTTTTGTCCTTCATCATGGAAGACTTGAAGCTGACGGAAGCCCGAATGAGATCTTCAGCAATCCCGAACTCCTCAAGAAAGCCCATCTGAGGCTTCCGAGAGTGGCTGAGGTTTTTGAGATGCTCCAGCATGAGGGACTGGATGTCAATATACAAATTACAGCCGAGACAGCCAGGGATGAAATCCTCAGGGTTATCGGGCTCAGAGACCAGAAGGCAGAGATAAAATAA
- the cbiQ gene encoding cobalt ECF transporter T component CbiQ, whose product MVTLTDIERESYKDSPVHRLDPRIKLIFALAIIVYAVSLPRIHEKNTIRLLAMEVYLMLLVLVAGLDLKYFFLRILAILPFGLGVAIIQPFLRPSFVENYTPYPLDLPLGLSITYEGLAFGSMLLMKFLVCVTAVVLLSSTTRLKDMVVAADRMGVPREFTQLISMMVRYLFLFLAVLKRIKIAQETRLFDIWNNAVPRKWILKQIGYSISAIFVRSYEQGERTYISMLCRGYGSGHEKAYYRAKIRTRDILFLLLSTASIACIHFFV is encoded by the coding sequence ATGGTAACCCTTACGGATATTGAACGTGAATCATATAAAGACAGTCCAGTACACAGGCTTGATCCAAGGATAAAACTGATTTTTGCACTTGCAATAATCGTATATGCAGTCAGCCTGCCCCGAATTCACGAAAAAAATACAATCCGTCTTCTTGCCATGGAAGTCTATTTGATGCTTCTTGTGCTTGTCGCAGGGTTGGATTTAAAATATTTTTTCCTTCGAATCCTTGCAATCTTACCTTTCGGGCTTGGGGTTGCCATTATACAGCCTTTTCTGAGACCTTCCTTTGTGGAGAATTACACACCATATCCTCTTGACCTGCCTCTCGGGCTCAGCATCACCTATGAAGGACTGGCCTTCGGGAGTATGTTGCTCATGAAATTCCTGGTATGTGTAACAGCCGTAGTCCTTCTTTCTTCCACCACACGGCTCAAGGATATGGTTGTAGCCGCAGACAGGATGGGCGTTCCAAGGGAATTTACCCAGCTCATCAGTATGATGGTACGTTATCTTTTCCTTTTCTTGGCCGTCCTGAAACGAATAAAAATTGCACAGGAAACCCGTCTTTTCGATATATGGAATAATGCTGTGCCCAGAAAATGGATTCTTAAGCAGATCGGATACAGTATCAGTGCAATTTTCGTGCGTTCTTATGAGCAGGGAGAAAGGACATATATCAGCATGCTCTGCAGAGGTTATGGAAGCGGCCATGAAAAAGCATATTACAGAGCAAAGATTCGGACCAGGGATATACTCTTTTTGCTTCTCAGTACTGCAAGTATAGCATGTATTCATTTTTTTGTCTGA